Part of the Lotus japonicus ecotype B-129 chromosome 6, LjGifu_v1.2 genome, TTCGATTAGTTCCAGCTCCTTGATCATCATAGCTGAAATGTGAAGAGATTTGCGACTCAAAGCATCAGCTACCAAATTAGCTTTCCCAGGATAATATTGCAGGTCAAAATCATAATCCTGCAAGAAATCCATCCACCTTCGTTGTCTCATATTCATCTCCTTTTGGCTAAATAGAAATTTTAAACTCTTATGGTCACTGTATACCACGAACTTGGCTCCATACAAGTAATGTCGCCATAACTTCAGGGCAAACACAATAGCTGCcaattccaagtcatgagtGGGGTAGTTTTCTTCATGAGGTCggagttgtcgtgaagcatacgCCACAACTTTTCCTTGTTGCATTAGCACGCATCCCAGACCCTGCTTAGAAGCGTCACAGTACACTTCAAAGTCATGTTTAGGATCAGGGATAGTTAACACTGGGGCTGTCGTCAGCTTGGTCTTTAACTGTTGAAAACTTTCCTCGCATTTTGTAGTCCACACGAAAGGTTCTCCTTTTCGAGTAAGCCGAGTCAAAGGCACAgccagttttgaaaatccttcgATGAACTTCCGATAATAGCCAGCAAGACCAAGGAAGCTCCTAATTTCTGTAACGGTCTTGGGCCTTTCCCACTTTAATACCGCTTCAACTTTAGAGGGATCAACAGAGATTCCCTCAGCAGTGACCACATGCCCAAGAAAATTAACTCGAtccagccaaaattcacacttagataGCTTGGCATACAGTTGCTTTTCCTTCAATATTTGAAGAACAGCCCTGAGATGCTCCACATGCTCCTCCTTTGTTTTCGAATATACAAGTATGTCATCGATAAAAACAATGACAAACTTGTCCAAGAACGGGTGGAAGATTcgattcatgtagtccatgaatatgGCCGGAGCATTAGTCACTCCAAAAGGCATGACTAAATACTCATAATGACCATATCGTGTGCGAAAGGCAGTCTTCTGAATATCTTCCGCCTTTACGCGAATTTGATGATATCCCGATCTTAAATCGATCTTCGAGAACACCGAGGCTCCTTGCAACTGATTTAGGAGGTCATCTATCCTAGGGAGAGGATACCGATTCTTTATTGTCACCTTGTTTAGTTGACGGTAATCAACACACATCCTCATACTGccgtctttcttctttactAACAACACCGGTGCACCCCATGGTGACACACTGGGGCGGATAAATTGCTTTTCTAGCAACTCCTCGATTTGCCTCTTTACTTAAGCTAACTCTAGAGGGACATCCTATAGGGTGTTATGGATATCGGCCCTGTACCAGGAATCAAGTCAATAGCGAACTCTACTTCCCTCTCTGGAGGTAATCCGGGAATGTCATCAGGGAATACATCCGGAAACTCCTCCACAACAGGTATGCGCTGCGTCGGATGTTCCGCCTCTCCTTCCAGTGAGCACAATAGCATATAGACTTGTTCGCCTTGCTTTACCGAGGTGTTAACGTTGTTAGCAGAAATAAATCTGCCATCATGTGGGGGATCTGATCCGAAGATTATAATTTTACGATGGTAATCCAGAAGGACATGATTGGCCGAAAGCCAATCCATTCCCATGATTATGTCGATTTGAGACAGTGGTAAGCAAACAAGGCTTACCACAAAATTTCTGTCCTGAATTACAAGTGGACAGTCTTTACAAAGGAAGGTAGTACTCACAGTATCTCCAGTAGGGGTTGATACTATGAGTTTACGAACTAAGGATTGCGTAGCCAAACGCAATCGTTTCATGAGATCAACAGCAATGAAAGAATGGGTAGCACCAGAATCATACAAAACAACTAAAGGAATGCCATTCATAAAACATGTACCTTGAATCAGATCTTCGGTTGGTTCTAGGTCTGCTCCAGTCAGAGTGAAGACGCGTCCTCGGGCAGGCGCCTTGTTGTTCTCCTTCTTCcctttgttgttattgttgttgttgcgaTTGCCAGCTCCTCCACGTTCATTGTTGGAAGACTCCACTTTAGGATTTGGGCAATTTATACTTACATGCCCTGGCTGTTTGCACCGGTAACATACGGCTTGGGTGTGAGGACATTCATACCGGTAATGGTTTCCTCCACAATTATAACATCGGGGAGGATTTTGCGGCTGGTATCTCAGGATTTTGTTTTTCTCACTAGAAGAAGAACTTTGCAATCGAAAGGCTTTCTGGAATGGTTTCTTTTTATCAATTCCTCCTCGAAAGTTCTTCTGAGGGCCGTGGGTTTTAAGGTACTCCTTTCTCTGTTTGTCGTCATTCTCGAATATGCGGCATTTGTCTACCAACGTATAAAAAATTCGAATCTGCTGGTACCCAATGGCAGCTTTGATGTCTGGCCTCAATCCGTTTTCAAACTTAATACATTTGGAGTTTTCATTTGTAGCATCGCGGTACGAGGGATGAAATTGAGCCAGTTCCTCGAATTTAGCTGCATATTGCCCAATAGTCATATTTCCCTGTTTCAgctccaaaaattcaacttccTTTCAGGCCTTGACATCTTCAGGGAAGTATTTCTCCAGAAATACTCTTTTAAACTCTATCCAAGTCATCAGATTAGCTTGGATCATCCTTGGTTTAGCCTGGGTCCACCAGGTTTCAGCTTCTCCCTCTAGCAAATAACTGGCATAATTCACCTTCTGATTATCGGTGCAGTTCATTGAGTTGAGAGTCTATTCTACTTGGGTCATCCATTTATAAGCTCCGTCAGGATTGTACTCCCCTTTGAAAGTTGGAGGGTCCCGTTTCAAAAATTTATCAAGTCCACGATGTTCTCCTCCTGGAGCAACATGAGCCCCTTGCATGAACTGTGCCTGTGCCCTTAAAACTTCAGTTAGACCATTTAGAGCAGCAGCAAGATCGGCGTTAATGTTTGCGGGTCTACCTCTACCAGCCATTCTTCACCTGCAACAAACCTAAGGTTAAAACCGTCTAAACCTTACTTATTCTTATTCATAACCTAAGCCCTTGACTCTAGACTCTCGGAAGCACGTCAGACCCTAACCCTAGCCTAGAAAGACCAGCTCAGATACCACCCTTGTGACGACCAAACTCACACCCTACCTGAACTATAAAATAAGAATATCTCCAGAAAACAACACTTTTATTGATGAACTTTGAAAAAAGTACAAGACCTTTGGGTCAGAATTCATCGATGTCCAATTGATAATCTGAGAACGTCTCCAAGAAAGTTAGCCGCGCTAAGCGTCATTAAAAGCAATTCCTTTCCATAGACAAGACGTCCCAGAGTCTCGCATGGACTCCTCTGAATCTTTCCCGATTACTTTGACAAACTTAATTACAAAAAACCCACTGCCTTCATACTTATTTTACAGTCTGATAGAGTACGAGTCCAGTCGCACACGTCTTCTTCCATCGGCTGGTCTTTATTCTACTCGAACACTCTCGTATATTCACAACTATTTACAGCTCTTCCTGCCTTGGTCACTTTTTCATTCTAGTTCTTTCTCCTCGGTCTTCGTCCCTAAGTTATTCAATTAGAACAACCAACCAAAACAAGAGGGGTGAGAAGCAATCCAACACACTCGAGCAAGAGAAATAGTGTAAAATAAATAAGCAAGTAAATCAAGTGAAAAGTAATAGCATAATCAAATAAATCATTAAAAATCTAATTAGAAATAGTTTCGGTCTCTAGACGAGGATGTGGGCCCAACATTCTCCAGGAAAGTCACCGAGAAGCCGCTCGGCTGGGACGATCATCAGGGGACCTGCAGTGTGATTAGGTTCCGGATGGGACAAACCTCATCTCCAACCTGTTGGTAGGTCCCACCTAATCACACCCCAAGGACCGCAACCATAAAGGTATCACTTAGATCTCACAGCGTTACCCAATGGCACAGCCTGGCCTTGACTGTCCAGTTGGGGCCACTGACCTTTCCTTTTCATAGAGTACCTGCAAGCCGTTAGAAATCTCATGGAAATATTCTGAGAATTgatcaaataatattttctttaaaaaaaatcggGATGCCtcgtaaaaaaaatgtttaagaaAAGATTCGGAGGCTCCTATCGAATCAATTCCCAGAAATAAATCatgtttaaaatatttcaataaaacaaatagGGACCCAAGGGAGGTCCAACACCTATTTATTTACACTACACTCCCTCATGAGTTGAGCATTCTCCCCCCTTACCTTTCTTCGGAAAAATCCTCCAATTAATAATTATCTGCAATAATAATATCGTAAGGCATTTTAGTCAATTTTTCACCTTAAAGTTATAAAATTCCATGTTATTCttcataatttaatatttaatttttttttttaacaaatattcGTTTTTATTTTGTAAGAAATCAAATAATTAGGCGGCAAGGCCGACCATCATTATATAACTTTAAATAAGGCGGCATAGCTGACTATGTATTTTTGATAAGGCGACAGAGCCGACCATTAGTTTTTAAATGAGGCGGCAGTGCCGGCCTTTATATGGGTGTGGCGGCAGAGCCAGCCTTTATATTTATACGGCGGCAGAGCCACCTTTATATTTATGCGGCGGCAGAGCCACCTTTAAATTCAAGCGACTTAaccaattaaataagaaaataattataaaattaactatTTTAGCTTAAACTTAAAAATTTCATAACTTTTGTTCTAGACCTCCAAAATTCATTCTGTTTCTTTCTAAATGTTCATTTTAATCCCATGAATCATAGTCAACTCTTACTTTGCATCGAATCATTAAGAATAGTGAGTTATAAGGCCGGGAAGTTGCATACCTTCTCTCCTCTTAAAACCTTATCAAACCAAGTTAATTTTTCCGAACCAGATATGTATATGGAACCTATGGAAGACAAGGATTCGAACTATGCAAGAAAATCCAAGTTCTGAGCAGTTTTCCGGtgagctcgccggagaagacggtggctGACGGCGGCGCTCCGGCGGAAGGGTGGAGTTAAGGGTGGAAACCGATTGGAAAAGCTTCCTCTCACTCCCAGGAACTCAATGGTATAGGAGGGTAGCTGAAAAGGTCTCTGGTTTGGCCAGAACGATGAGCACCGTGAAGCTTTTCTGGTGAGGAGCTCAGCAACAATGGCAGAATGAAATCTAGAcctccaaacttcaaaattcttGCACGAATAGCTTCCTGGTGAAATTCTAAGCAAATTAGACTCTTGGTTCGAAAAAATTGATGGAGATTTGAGGGAAAACCGAGAGCTCAAAGTTTCGGAATTTCTTGAGCTCGGTTGGGCTATCTCAGGGCAATTGGAGCTTGGTTCTTGGTTGGTTCACACTCTAATGGACTTAAGGAAGCTAATGGTAAAGTGTTTCGATGACAATTCTCTCTAGTCTGCTAAAATTGATTGTGACCGAAACTGTGATATTTTTAAAACGTTAATGGGTGTTTTGTGGTGGTTGTTGGGCGGAGAAGAGGTTAGGGAAGGCTTTAGGAGGCTGAGAGGAAGGTTTAGCAAGGATTTGGAGGCTTGGGTTGCACTGGTTTGAGTTGGTTTGAACTTGAACTCGGTGGTGGTATTTATAGACAAAGCCAGGGACCTGAATTTGAATTAAAACTATTTCTGATGTTACAGTTAGGTCCCTATAGAATAGGTCGGTTATTAACTTTGGTCCTTCAGAGTTAAGTCAGTTTGCAGTTTAGTCcttcctgaaatttttttttattctcatcCTTATCCTTTGAATTTTCTAGaacttgattttgattttgattttatttagttatttatttataataataataataataataataatactatttaattaaaatactcCTATTATTTCTTGTTGAGGGAAAAATTTAGGTCGTTACAAAAGTGATGAGCACCTAACCTTAGTTCAACTTTGGATATATTCCTAACAACTTCCCCAACAAACTCTCATACAAAGCTTCCAGATTGAATGTAAGACCAAGTTCTGTAACCCCAACCCTTTCATTCGATCTTATAAATGGCTAGCTGGAATTGAACACGCAAAACATTAGGATTTGGATGATTCAGCAAGCTTATCCTCTTAGTTATAACTAttgatttcattttatattGCTCAAATATAAGGTAAAGATTTTCCTTTTACACGTAGACTAACATAagtattcaaattcaaattcctAATGATCTGCATTAATTTTATCAATattaattatgaaattaattaatattgaattttatataattaggatcattgattaattattttaataagaattaaaaataaaatataaatttaactttGAGTAATTTCAACCCGTTTAATTGTTTCAATGCGTGATACAATTACAAGTTAAAATATACAAAAAGACACAAtgcaaattattaattataaatattaaattttatcatttaattttggaatccgttaattatttgattttatataataataataattattattattattcataacTTAAATTTTTAATGTTGATTTAATGTTAATGTTTGGTTTTTTCCGGCtaggttttgaatttttttagggATGGTGTGGCACTTTTATGTAGGTTTAGCTTCCGTCCTATGTGGTGATTTTGTAATAGGGATGCTTAAGTAGCTATCTTAAGGGTgcggtactctttttccttgctagttcttagcaaggtttttaatgaggctcacCTTTAAGGTTACATTTATAGTCTTTTTGCGGAGGAGTCTATTTGGGAGCTGGATAGCGTATTTGGGGGTATAGATGCTCTTGTAAGAGCCTTGATTGTCTAGGCTTGAttcattattaataataattctttcgttttcaaaaaaaaatcatatgaaataaaaatataataatgtatttattaattaaatgagAGATTTCATGTTAATAAACAATAATTAATACGTTGCATAGTAgtattttgtttaatttaacTTAACTAGTGTttcttacccgtgcgttgcacgggaaatatgtctattgtatttgatacatcaatcaagaccttgattattaaatatataataaacaacaaatgaaattgaatagtcggaaatgatgagcaaagtgaacaaaaagtcttaaattgaaacccttgttgcataaaTTGAaattcgtacaattgaataactaataaaaagattgcttaaccaaatctcaaattcagcAAAACATATCAGAGgatggtttaatgatggctaatcaATAATTACtagaatgaaaaaaagagaaaagattcttcatgaacgtgattatgcgagttcgttTTCACACAGTAAATTACCCTAAGCTTGATCCAGACAACAGGAACTTGTTTCAtattcttcatgaacatgaagacaatacacaaatcatagatataatgaatcaccaataaagcattcataacacatattaatcttagaaaaaagaatgtgatagtAACACAAATTaggattgtgaaagataaatcataaaatatggcATCATTATGTTTATATCAAGTCATCAATAAAGAATTATTTAATGGTAAAAGAAATTGAACGAACCTTGAATCGACAACAATAGTTTTGCATCAGATACTCATCAACTTATAATATGTAATAGCCATCATgtaaacaacaaaataaatttaggtcataCTAAAATCAATTTGTATTAAAATAGTATAAAGATAAAGAACTAAACAAACCACTTATATtttctcaaaaacttcttgTTAAAGCAATCATAGAAAGCAACACAGCCACTTGGAATCTTTTTTAGTTAATTGCATATCAAGTTTAAatttataagttaaaataagaaaatataaattttttttatagattaaaTATCTTTTGACACGTGTCAACAGAAGTGAAGTTATCTaatggaatgacacgtggaaaTTTTCTTATGAGCATTAATCTGGAGTTGCCACCTCACTAAATCAGTGTGATAGAAgatgttcttttctaatatatatatatattgattgtatCACACATTGAAACGGGTTAAAATTActtaaagtttaattttttatttttagttcttatgcaatgaaattatcaatggtcatatttatataaaattcattaactaataaatttcataactaaaatggaaaaaattaatGCGGATAATTATGAATGTGAATAATTATGTTAGTCTATGTGTAAAAGGAAAATCTTTACTTAGAATTTGAATAAtacaaaatgaaataaatattaatgaCTAAGAGGATAAGCTTGATGAATCATCCAAATCCTATGCTTTTGCGTGTTCAATTCCAGCTAGCTATTTATAAGATCGAAAGATAGGGTAGAGGTTACAGAACTTGGTCTTACATTCAAGCTGGTAGCTTTGTATGTGAGTTTGTTGGGGAAGTTGATCTGAATATATTCAAAGTTGAATTAAGGTTATGTGTTCATCACTATATACATGACATGGGTAAGTTTATGAATTgtgtaattaatgcattaattattttttggtttttatttaaattattatttttaaaatttctgaAAGAAAATCCGACCATGAGAAGGTGGTGGGCGGCCAAAGGCTTGGGGAGAATAAAATGAGACTTGTGCAAGTAATTTCCTTTCTTGGCTTGGCAAAGTATTTTTGGAAGTTTTCTCTCTTAATTGGCTT contains:
- the LOC130724795 gene encoding uncharacterized protein LOC130724795 → MTIGQYAAKFEELAQFHPSYRDATNENSKCIKFENGLRPDIKAAIGYQQIRIFYTLVDKCRIFENDDKQRKEYLKTHGPQKNFRGGIDKKKPFQKAFRLQSSSSSEKNKILRYQPQNPPRCYNCGGNHYRYECPHTQAVCYRCKQPGHVSINCPNPKVESSNNERGGAGNRNNNNNNKGKKENNKAPARGRVFTLTGADLEPTEDLIQGTCFMNGIPLVVLYDSGATHSFIAVDLMKRLRLATQSLVRKLIVSTPTGDTVSTTFLCKDCPLVIQDRNFVVSLVCLPLSQIDIIMGMDWLSANHVLLDYHRKIIIFGSDPPHDGRFISANNVNTSVKQGEQVYMLLCSLEGEAEHPTQRIPVVEEFPDVFPDDIPGLPPEREVEFAIDLIPGTGPISITPYRMSL